One window from the genome of bacterium encodes:
- a CDS encoding ABC transporter substrate-binding protein, translating to MSRPCRWTTVALILLLVAAAPLGWRPVPAGAAAETLVIGQSTWVGYGPLFLARDKRFFDEAGVNVDLKTFEDPKARFFALISGRLDGIATTLDTASLYWTPEHPFRSVLALDDSRGGDGIVAVDSIKTIKELRGKRVAYNKGSVSHFFLSVLLRQNGMTEKDIQSIQMQQDDAGAAFVAHKVDAAVTWEPWLTRAKRTPGGHVLVDSSKTPGLIVDILLFRSDVIKNHPDAVKAAVAGWFRAVDYWKQNPDESDALMAKAVGGWLKDVKTFRETLAGVRFYDKAVNDQYFKPGGTVYVTAQNAIDIWKSFGMIRVNESAADLVDPDFIR from the coding sequence ATGAGTCGTCCTTGCAGGTGGACGACGGTTGCCCTGATCCTGCTGCTGGTCGCGGCGGCCCCGCTCGGGTGGCGGCCGGTCCCGGCCGGTGCGGCGGCCGAGACGCTGGTGATCGGGCAGTCGACCTGGGTGGGGTACGGTCCGCTGTTCCTCGCCCGGGACAAGCGCTTCTTCGACGAAGCGGGGGTGAACGTCGACCTCAAGACCTTCGAAGACCCCAAGGCGCGGTTCTTCGCCCTCATTTCGGGAAGATTGGACGGGATCGCCACGACGCTGGACACGGCGAGCCTGTACTGGACCCCCGAGCACCCGTTCCGCTCGGTGCTGGCCTTGGACGACAGCCGGGGTGGTGACGGGATCGTGGCCGTCGACTCGATCAAAACGATCAAAGAGCTCCGCGGCAAGCGGGTCGCCTACAACAAGGGATCGGTCTCGCATTTCTTCCTGAGCGTCCTGCTCCGGCAGAACGGGATGACGGAGAAGGACATCCAGAGCATTCAGATGCAGCAGGACGATGCCGGCGCGGCGTTCGTGGCCCACAAGGTCGACGCGGCCGTGACGTGGGAGCCGTGGCTCACCCGGGCGAAGCGGACCCCGGGCGGTCACGTGTTGGTGGACAGCAGCAAGACGCCGGGCCTGATCGTCGACATCTTGCTGTTCCGCTCCGACGTCATCAAGAACCATCCCGACGCGGTCAAGGCCGCGGTCGCCGGCTGGTTCCGGGCGGTCGACTACTGGAAGCAGAACCCCGACGAGTCCGACGCCCTGATGGCCAAAGCGGTCGGGGGCTGGCTGAAGGACGTGAAGACCTTCCGGGAGACCCTCGCCGGGGTGCGGTTTTACGATAAGGCCGTCAACGACCAGTACTTCAAGCCGGGTGGGACGGTCTACGTGACCGCGCAGAACGCGATCGACATCTGGAAGTCGTTCGGGATGATCCGGGTGAACGAATCCGCCGCCGATCTGGTGGACCCGGACTTCATTCGGTAA
- the pgl gene encoding 6-phosphogluconolactonase, whose translation MTDPPAASFHPDVLVFPDLAAAAAAAAERVASRCARATADRGECALALSGGETPRALYARLGAPPFRERIPWGRLRLFWGDERGVPPDDPRSNYRMARETLLASVPVPDAQIHRMPAERADAQAATAYAALLREHLPSTADGWPRLDLVLLGLGDDAHTASLFPHAQALRERERPVVAYHVPDLGMSRMTLTPPIFNAAREVLFLVAGPQKARALRAVLDGPRDPDAVPAQAIRPVDGALAWIVDADAASLLARR comes from the coding sequence GTGACCGATCCACCCGCGGCTTCGTTCCACCCCGACGTCCTCGTTTTTCCCGATCTCGCCGCCGCGGCGGCGGCGGCCGCAGAGCGTGTCGCCTCTCGCTGCGCACGCGCGACCGCCGACCGCGGAGAGTGCGCCCTGGCATTGTCGGGGGGCGAGACCCCGCGGGCCCTCTACGCCCGCCTGGGGGCGCCCCCCTTCCGCGAGCGGATCCCGTGGGGGCGGCTCCGGCTGTTCTGGGGCGATGAGCGTGGGGTCCCCCCCGACGATCCCCGCAGCAACTACCGCATGGCGCGCGAAACGCTGCTCGCCTCGGTGCCGGTCCCCGACGCGCAAATCCACCGGATGCCGGCCGAGCGGGCCGATGCCCAGGCCGCGACGGCATACGCGGCGCTGCTGCGCGAGCACCTCCCATCGACCGCCGACGGGTGGCCCCGCCTCGACCTCGTGCTGCTTGGGCTCGGCGACGATGCCCACACCGCCTCGCTGTTCCCCCACGCCCAGGCGCTCCGGGAGAGGGAGCGGCCGGTGGTGGCCTACCACGTCCCCGACCTCGGGATGTCGCGCATGACGCTCACTCCCCCGATCTTCAACGCCGCGCGCGAGGTGCTCTTTCTCGTCGCCGGCCCGCAGAAGGCGCGGGCCCTGCGCGCCGTGCTCGATGGGCCCCGCGACCCCGATGCCGTGCCGGCGCAGGCGATCCGGCCGGTTGACGGCGCGCTGGCCTGGATCGTCGACGCCGACGCCGCGTCGCTGCTGGCGCGCCGGTAG
- the zwf gene encoding glucose-6-phosphate dehydrogenase, whose protein sequence is MDAVSVPSPLGEIRRARRAPDPCVIVIFGVTGDLAHKKLVPALYTLARLGMLPDESVIVGFARRPKTDEVFRAEMAKAVLGVSPPAGETAEWDRFARRLHYIQADLQAAEGYARLRKTLERLDRERGTAGNRLYYLATAPEMYSEIVRRLGEHRLVARPAPGVTDSHPWTRVIVEKPFGRDVASARELNRMLLEVFRESQIFRIDHYLGKETVQNILVFRFANGIFEPIWNQHYVDHVQITVAETVGIEGRAGYYETAGVIRDIIQSHMMQLLTLMAMEPPVAVDPEAVRSEKVKVLRAARRIALDEVSQNVVFGQYGPGSIDGAHVSGYREEPRVAPGSRTPTFVAMRLFIDNWRWAGVPFFLRSGKRLPKRVTEVAVQFKRAPLVLFGDGAANEPNLLVLNIQPDEVISLRFVAKVPGMTMTLRPVNMGFRFGTTFRGEEMSAYERLLVDCLLGDSTLFTRRDEVEEAWDLMEPILHWWEEGVPPAPLQHYVAGSEGPDAARALIGRRGRRWRPL, encoded by the coding sequence ATGGACGCCGTCTCGGTCCCATCCCCGCTCGGCGAGATCCGCCGAGCGCGCCGGGCGCCCGATCCCTGCGTCATCGTGATCTTCGGGGTGACCGGGGACCTGGCGCACAAGAAGCTCGTGCCGGCGCTGTACACGCTGGCGCGGCTCGGGATGTTGCCGGACGAGAGTGTCATCGTCGGGTTTGCCCGGCGCCCAAAGACCGATGAGGTCTTCCGGGCGGAGATGGCGAAGGCCGTGCTCGGGGTGTCGCCGCCCGCGGGGGAGACCGCGGAGTGGGACCGGTTCGCCCGGCGCCTCCACTATATCCAGGCGGACTTACAGGCCGCCGAGGGGTACGCTCGCCTGCGGAAGACCCTGGAACGATTGGACCGGGAGCGGGGGACCGCGGGCAACCGTCTATACTACCTTGCGACCGCCCCCGAGATGTATTCGGAGATCGTGCGGCGGCTCGGGGAACACCGATTGGTCGCCCGGCCCGCCCCCGGTGTGACCGATAGCCATCCCTGGACCCGGGTGATCGTCGAGAAGCCGTTCGGACGGGATGTGGCCAGCGCTCGGGAATTGAATCGGATGCTGCTCGAGGTCTTCCGCGAGTCTCAGATCTTCCGGATCGATCACTACCTCGGCAAGGAAACGGTTCAAAACATCCTGGTGTTCCGGTTCGCCAACGGCATCTTCGAGCCGATCTGGAACCAGCATTATGTCGATCACGTGCAGATCACGGTGGCGGAGACCGTCGGGATCGAAGGCCGCGCGGGATACTACGAGACCGCGGGGGTGATTCGGGATATCATCCAAAGCCACATGATGCAGCTCCTGACCCTGATGGCGATGGAACCGCCGGTCGCGGTCGACCCGGAGGCCGTGCGGTCGGAGAAGGTGAAGGTCCTGCGGGCTGCCCGCCGCATCGCCCTCGACGAGGTGTCGCAGAACGTTGTATTCGGTCAGTACGGTCCCGGAAGCATCGACGGGGCGCACGTCTCGGGCTACCGCGAGGAGCCGCGGGTCGCGCCGGGCTCCCGCACCCCGACGTTTGTCGCCATGCGGCTCTTCATTGACAACTGGCGGTGGGCGGGGGTGCCATTTTTCCTGCGCTCCGGGAAGCGATTGCCGAAGCGGGTGACCGAGGTCGCGGTGCAATTCAAGCGGGCGCCGCTGGTGCTGTTCGGCGACGGCGCGGCAAACGAACCGAACCTGCTGGTGCTGAACATCCAGCCCGACGAGGTCATCTCCCTGCGGTTCGTGGCCAAGGTCCCCGGGATGACGATGACGCTGCGCCCCGTCAACATGGGCTTCCGGTTCGGGACCACGTTCCGCGGGGAGGAGATGTCCGCCTACGAACGGCTCCTCGTCGACTGTCTGCTCGGCGATTCCACCCTGTTCACCCGTCGGGACGAGGTGGAGGAGGCCTGGGACCTGATGGAGCCGATCCTGCACTGGTGGGAGGAGGGCGTCCCGCCCGCCCCCCTGCAGCACTACGTGGCGGGGTCGGAGGGGCCCGATGCCGCCCGCGCCCTGATCGGCAGGCGGGGGCGCCGCTGGCGGCCGTTGTGA